The following are encoded in a window of Centroberyx gerrardi isolate f3 chromosome 1, fCenGer3.hap1.cur.20231027, whole genome shotgun sequence genomic DNA:
- the LOC139910129 gene encoding arylamine N-acetyltransferase, pineal gland isozyme NAT-10-like, producing MNLEEYFRRIEFHGPYENPDLATLKLIHRQHIMTIPFENLSIHCGERITMDLEFIFNKIVRSGRGGWCCENNWLFAWVLKELGYNPETLGSRVFNSIKNDFNPMDSHLINKVIIDGKAYVADVSFGVSSQIQEPLELVSGKEQPQAAGVFRLIEKGEVWVLEKTGRKPEILSPDFAKSSLVDKKQTKTIYCFTLVPRGVDHFLETSHTLQTDPTSLFTNKSICSLQTPAGFRALIGWTYSEVTFKPEEGVDLLEMKDIPDDEVEQILREKFNLKLVNKLVPVNNKACYTL from the coding sequence ATGAATTTGGAGGAGTACTTCAGAAGGATCGAGTTCCATGGCCCGTATGAAAACCCGGACCTGGCAACACTGAAGTTGATCCACAGACAGCACATCATGACAATCCCCTTTGAAAACCTCAGCATCCACTGTGGGGAGAGGATCACCATGGACCTCGAGTTCATCTTCAACAAGATCGTCAGGAGCGGCCGTGGGGGCTGGTGCTGTGAGAACAACTGGCTGTTCGCCTGGGTGCTGAAGGAGCTGGGCTACAACCCTGAAACCTTGGGCTCCAGGGTTTTCAACAGCATCAAAAACGACTTCAACCCCATGGATTCTCATCTCATCAACAAGGTCATCATTGATGGCAAGGCATACGTTGCAGATGTAAGCTTTGGGGTGTCTAGCCAAATCCAGGAGCCTCTAGAGCTCGTCTCCGGGAAGGAGCAGCCTCAGGCGGCCGGTGTGTTTCGTCTCATAGAAAAGGGGGAGGTCTGGGTCTTGGAGAAGACTGGCAGGAAGCCGGAGATCCTGAGTCCGGACTTTGCCAAGTCGAGTCTCGTGGATAAGAAGCAGACAAAGACGATCTACTGCTTCACCTTGGTGCCGCGGGGGGTCGATCATTTCCTCGAGACATCCCACACACTTCAGACAGATCCGACTTCACTTTTCACCAACAAGTCCAtctgctctctgcagacacCCGCAGGATTCAGAGCCCTCATTGGCTGGACCTACAGTGAGGTCACCTTCAAGCCTGAGGAAGGTGTTGATCTGTTAGAGATGAAGGACATACCGGATGATGAGGTAGAGCAAATTCTGAGGGAGAAATTCAATTTAAAGTTGGTGAACAAGCTTGTGCCTGTAAACAATAAAGCATGCTACACACTATGA
- the heatr3 gene encoding HEAT repeat-containing protein 3, which produces MGKSKTTKFRRPQFNSAGLPVNSVKEAEAEEEEHDDDCSPAGELLEKLQSPSADVREFACASISRVVQQSQSIPAFLQRDAVRRLGPMLLDLSLPVRETAAGALRNLSACGGHEVCEDMVKHDVMTPLTALLRECCAGFESSALPTKEQKNGVEDVANEAVNLLWNLCESSSQALSVFNKAGLLDVVLQCLERHPHNVELAISAAHCLHTVTEDNPELLCSMNAAVLGGLENVLLSSQPGMAHTLLRTLAAGTVWNMKSSLPAARQAQTLNAVAAILSKSLDLDAGTLIPELRRAEEARLASAPASADMEEQAAGEPAAVEMDEEEGEAEGGARHKRNGKSVKIDNDVSDLLPRGKEELREATALLTAQQTSLEIIVNMCCSDDPSDDEWEETSSSDESEMGPDSLCDGVSSLMSPLCLSAEVHEALINHSIPEKVLKKTQFPSGEAMDVCHQNPSWKSLIKKMQRVQYRALTCLHNILSTMDAESLGGAAALQGVAQHLSTLVFGAAEIPKEEEFLEAVTSAMRSLLQMIASKNIPQCMSPQQLMSLSEAATRCDVVSVRVNALAILGITGSTLAKEKGTAETLQMIGNALLQVATRDADLVVNGEALDALFDVFADGEEAETAAKNIQLLPALKALQPVFKAKIRKEGRGKYSPEQLCVLDNIKVNLRRFIGYLEKAVKK; this is translated from the exons ATGGGTAAAAGTAAGACCACTAAATTCAGACGGCCCCAGTTCAACTCGGCTGGCCTGCCGGTGAACTCTGTGAAGGAGGCAGAAGCCGAAGAAGAAGAGCACGACGATGATTGTTCTCCAGCTGGGGAGCTGCTGGAGAAA TTGCAGAGTCCCAGCGCAGACGTGCGAGAGTTTGCGTGTGCCAGCATCTCTCGGGTGGTGCAGCAGAGCCAGTCCATCCCCGCCTTCCTGCAGAGGGACGCTGTGCGGCGCCTGGGGCCCATGCTGCTGGACCTCAGCCTGCCGGTCAGGGAGACTGCCGCCGGGGCGCTCAG GAATCTGAGTGCATGCGGAGGTCACGAGGTATGCGAGGACATGGTGAAGCACGACGTCATGACTCCTCTGACAGCACTGCTTAGAGAG tgttgTGCCGGTTTTGAGAGCAGCGCCCTGCCGACGAAAGAGCAGAAGAATGGAGTGGAAGATGTAGCCAATGAGGCTGTGAATCTACTGTGGAACCTATG TGAGAGCAGCAGCCAGGCGCTGTCTGTGTTCAACAAAGCCGGCCTTCTGGATGTGGTTTTACAGTGTCTGGAGAGACACCCACACAACGTGGAGCTGGCCATATCTGCTG CCCACTGTTTGCACACTGTGACCGAGGATAACCCAGAGCTGCTATGTAGCATGAACGCCGCTGTGCTGGGAGGCCTGGAGAATGTGCTGCTGTCGTCTCAGCCCGGCATGGCACACACTCTCCTCAGGACACTGGCCGCAG GAACAGTGTGGAACATGAAGAGCAGCCTGCCCGCCGCCCGCCAGGCTCAGACCCTCAATGCCGTGGCGGCTATCTTGTCTAAGAGCCTGGATCTGGACGCAGGTACGCTGATCCCTGAACTAAGACGGGCCGAAGAGGCTCGCCTCGCTAGCGCACCGGCCTCGGCAGATATGGAGGAGCAGGCCGCCGGAGAGCCCGCCGCGGTGGAgatggatgaagaggagggggaggcggaaGGGGGAGCCAGGCACAAGAGGAATGGAAAGTCTGTGAAGATCGATAACGACGTCTCTGACCTCTTGCCT AGGGGTaaggaggagctgagggaggcGACGGCCTTGCTGACAGCCCAGCAAACGTCCTTGGAGATCATCGTCAACATGTGCTGCTCTGACG ACCCCTCTGACGACGAGTGGGAGGAGACATCAAGCAGCGACGAAAGCGAGATGGGTCCTGATAGCCTCTGTGATGGAGTCTCCAGCCTTATGTCCCCCCTGTGTTTGTCAGCTGAGGTTCACGAGGCCTTAATAAACCACAGCATCCCAGAAAAG GTCCTCAAAAAGACTCAGTTCCCCAGCGGAGAGGCCATGGACGTGTGCCATCAGAATCCCTCCTGGAAAAGCCTGATAAAAAA GATGCAGCGGGTGCAGTACCGGGCGCTGACGTGCCTCCATAACATCCTGTCCACCATGGACGCCGAGTCCCTCGGAGGAGCGGCGGCTCTGCAGGGCGTCGCACAGCACCTCTCCACGCTGGTCTTCGGTGCCGCAG agaTACCAAAGGAGGAGGAGTTCCTGGAGGCCGTCACCAGCGCCATGCGGTCACTCTTACAGATGATTGCCTCTAAAAATATCCCCCAG TGTATGAGCCCCCAGCAACTGATGAGCCTGAGCGAAGCAGCCACCCGCTGTGATGTGGTCAGCGTGAGGGTCAACGCCTTGGCCATTCTGGGCATCACCGGCAGCACGCTGGCCAAAGAGAAGGGCACCGCTGAAACCCTCCAG ATGATTGGAAATGCCTTACTTCAAGTGGCGACAAGAGATGCCGACCTCGTTGTGAACGGGGAAGCCCTAGACGccctgtttgatgtttttgcGGACGGGGAGGAGGCGGAGACGGCAGCTAAAAACATCCAGTTACTGCCCGCACTGAAGGCACTTCAACCTGTCTTCAAGGCCAAG ATTCGTaaagagggaagggggaagTACAGCCCGGAGCAGCTGTGTGTGCTTGACAACATCAAAGTCAACTTGAGAAGATTCATCGGTTACCTGGAGAAGGCGGTGAAAAAATGA
- the cnep1r1 gene encoding nuclear envelope phosphatase-regulatory subunit 1 isoform X1 — MNSLEQAEGNQHDLKAFERRLTEYVSCLQPATGRWRMILIVVSVCTATGAWNWLIDPDTQKVSFFSSLWNHPFFTISCITLIALFFAGIHKRVVAPSIIAARCRTVLAEYNMSCDDTGKLILKPRPNIQ, encoded by the exons ATGAATTCCTTGGAACAGGCCGAAGGTAACCAACATG ACCTAAAGGCCTTTGAGAGAAGATTGACAGAGTATGTCTCCTGTTTGCAGCCTGCAACAGGTCGGTGGCGAA TGATTTTGATAGTGGTATCTGTTTGTACGGCTACTGGGGCTTGGAACTGGTTGATAGACCCGGACACACAGAAG GTGTCGTTCTTCTCATCGCTATGGAATCATCCGTTCTTCACCATCAGCTGTATCACTCTAATAGCTCTGTTCTTCGCTGGAATACACAAACGAGTTGTTGCTCCATCAAT TATCGCTGCGCGCTGTCGGACAGTTTTAGCAGAATACAACATGTCCTGTGATGAT ACGGGGAAGCTTATTCTCAAACCACGACCAAACATCCAATAA
- the sdr42e1 gene encoding short-chain dehydrogenase/reductase family 42E member 1 — protein MGTARTDTFLITGGSGYFGYRLACSLYKKGAKIILFDVAPPSQEVPEGVVFLQGDIREYAQVEKAVAGVDCVFHIASYGMSGREQLNCRLIEAVNVGGTENVLKACVEQGVSRLVYTSTFNVVFGGQVIENGDESLPYLPLHLHPDHYSRTKSVAEMAVMKANGSALKDGSGVLRSCALRPAGIYGPGEQRHLPRIVGYIEKGIFRFVYGKPSSLVEFVHVDNLVSAHELAAEALTPQRQRRSAGQAYFISDGRPVNNFEFFRPLVEGLGYPFPKLRLPVALIYFFAFLTEMIHHLVGPLYNFQPLLTRTEVYKTGVTHYFSMAKAKAELGYEPQEHNLDEVVQWFRSRGHGKKHHSSFLTKLLLDGLLVAAFVAVALSCLPVVGS, from the exons ATGGGAACTGCACGAACAGACACGTTTTTGATAACCGGGGGAAGTGGGTATTTTGGTTATCG CCTGGCATGCTCTCTGTATAAAAAAGGAGCCAAAATCATCCTGTTTGATGTCGCCCCTCCAAGCCAAGAAGTGCCAGAGGGCGTTGTCTTCCTGCAGGGAGACATACGGGAATACGCACAAGTTGAGAAGGCCGTCGCCGGCGTGGACTGTGTGTTCCACATCGCATCCTACGGCATGTCAGGCAGGGAGCAGCTGAACTGCCGTCTGATCGAGGCGGTGAATGTCGGAGGCACGGAGAACGTCCTGAAGGCCTGTGTGGAGCAGGGAGTCTCCAGGCTGGTGTACACCAGCACCTTCAACGTGGTGTTCGGAGGCCAAGTCATAGAGAACGGGGACGAGAGCCTCCCCTatctgcctctccatctccacccaGACCACTACTCCAGAACCAAGTCGGTGGCTGAGATGGCGGTGATGAAAGCCAATGGGTCTGCGCTGAAGGACGGCAGCGGCGTGCTGAGAAGCTGCGCCCTGCGCCCGGCAGGGATCTACGGCCCAGGAGAGCAGAGGCACCTGCCCAGGATCGTCGGCTACATCGAGAAGGGAATCTTCAGGTTTGTTTACGGGAAGCCCAGCAGCCTGGTGGAGTTCGTCCACGTGGACAACCTGGTGTCGGCGCACGAGCTCGCCGCCGAGGCCCTGACCCCGCAGCGGCAGCGGCGCTCCGCCGGCCAGGCCTACTTCATCTCAGACGGCAGGCCCGTCAACAACTTTGAGTTCTTCAGACCTCTGGTGGAGGGCCTGGGCTATCCTTTCCCCAAACTGCGCCTGCCTGTCGCTCTCATTTACTTCTTCGCCTTCCTCACAGAAATGATTCACCACCTTGTCGGCCCCCTCTATAACTTCCAGCCATTGCTGACACGCACAGAGGTGTACAAAACCGGCGTGACGCATTACTTCAGCATGGCAAAAGCCAAGGCAGAGCTGGGTTATGAGCCCCAGGAGCACAACCTGGATGAGGTTGTGCAGTGGTTCAGAAGCAGAGGCCACGGGAAAAAGCATCACAGCTCCTTCCTTACAAAACTGCTATTAGACGGCCTGCTGGTTGCTGCCTTTGTTGCTGTGGCTCTCTCTTGCCTCCCAGTTGTTGGCAGTTGA
- the cnep1r1 gene encoding nuclear envelope phosphatase-regulatory subunit 1 isoform X2: protein MNSLEQAEDLKAFERRLTEYVSCLQPATGRWRMILIVVSVCTATGAWNWLIDPDTQKVSFFSSLWNHPFFTISCITLIALFFAGIHKRVVAPSIIAARCRTVLAEYNMSCDDTGKLILKPRPNIQ from the exons ATGAATTCCTTGGAACAGGCCGAAG ACCTAAAGGCCTTTGAGAGAAGATTGACAGAGTATGTCTCCTGTTTGCAGCCTGCAACAGGTCGGTGGCGAA TGATTTTGATAGTGGTATCTGTTTGTACGGCTACTGGGGCTTGGAACTGGTTGATAGACCCGGACACACAGAAG GTGTCGTTCTTCTCATCGCTATGGAATCATCCGTTCTTCACCATCAGCTGTATCACTCTAATAGCTCTGTTCTTCGCTGGAATACACAAACGAGTTGTTGCTCCATCAAT TATCGCTGCGCGCTGTCGGACAGTTTTAGCAGAATACAACATGTCCTGTGATGAT ACGGGGAAGCTTATTCTCAAACCACGACCAAACATCCAATAA